From one Lycium barbarum isolate Lr01 chromosome 6, ASM1917538v2, whole genome shotgun sequence genomic stretch:
- the LOC132645467 gene encoding abscisic acid receptor PYL8-like encodes MEAQFIERYHSHQPSDHQCSSSLVKHIKAPVDIVWSLVRRFDQPQKYKPFISRCTVKGDLTIGSVREVDVKSGLPATTSTERLELLDDKEHILGIRIVGGDHRLKNYSSVITVHPETLDGKPGTLVIESFMVDVPEGNTQEETCYFVNALINCNLKSLADVSERMAMQGGVLPIGVNWSSTNQIQT; translated from the exons ATGGAGGCACAGTTTATAGAAAGATACCATAGTCATCAGCCTAGTGACCACCAGTGTTCTTCATCTCTTGTTAAGCACATCAAAGCACCAGTTGATATT GTTTGGTCACTAGTGAGGAGATTCGATCAGCCTCAGAAGTATAAGCCATTTATTAGCAGGTGTACTGTGAAGGGTGATCTTACTATTGGTAGTGTTAGAGAGGTGGATGTCAAGTCTGGTCTTCCAGCCACGACTAGCACTGAAAGATTGGAACTTCTTGATGACAAGGAGCACATCCTTGGCATCAGAATCGTTGGTGGCGATCACAGGCTAAAG AACTATTCTTCGGTTATTACAGTCCATCCTGAGACACTCGATGGTAAACCAGGGACACTGGTGATTGAGTCATTTATGGTGGATGTGCCTGAAGGGAACACTCAAGAGGAGACCTGCTACTTTGTGAATGCCCTAATCAATTGCAACCTGAAATCACTAGCTGATGTATCTGAGAGAATGGCTATGCAGGGTGGTGTTCTACCCATCGGTGTGAACTGGTCTTCTACTAACCAGATCCAGACATGA